A window of the Candidatus Hydrogenedentota bacterium genome harbors these coding sequences:
- a CDS encoding cell wall metabolism sensor histidine kinase WalK — translation MVDIFELIPSPILEVDVEGRVVQANEAARQAFAALASADARLTDILPDSRFFDLKGCIAGGPPILVCGATGDAHHHFQIRGIPGCDIALVFATNTSDMRRTGSELARVLLIALSLGQANFFKTVVGALAVFPGVRYAVLAEIESAAQRKARVLECWQQSSVPQLSEIDMRGTPFDALVLPEATTVILNDEELVAEYPDFELPKLTESRGFAGVPVRSPHGDAIGFLALLSVHPVQDYRAFHLMLEVFAACCAAEMQRRNAETRFEDILVSYEQQLKELSCIYSMAESLRTGESVPDICKEIVRIIPTAWRFPEHAFARIMFDGINYDSAQIVSTPFVQSSAIVVNRKPRGMVQVFYADTVQSRKDVGPFVASERKLLDTIARMLGEAIERHEAEADNRRNALLLAQELNRLETIVRTIGEGVVVTDTHDRVLLMNTVAQDLLGYSRREPVGENLLLVLHDTRFREMWRETASSGIDFTKEELRIESVPPRILWATRSRIPELLQGEDCFVTIFQDVTKQREIDQMKTDFVSAVSHELRTPMTSIKGFVSTLLHKPDIEPERRERFLSIIAEESERLMKLIEDLLEMASIESGRASVRLAPVEVSRVVETVASALLPVIEGKHLTFVRDIPRDLSPIVADASKLHTIIFNLVENATKFTPPGGTISISARADDVNLELTVKDSGIGIARENLDRLFERFYQVQHGSDKSPGTGLGLYLVKEMVTLHKGSVSVDSELGGGAVFRVVLPLTQES, via the coding sequence ATGGTTGACATCTTCGAATTGATTCCGAGTCCGATTCTTGAGGTGGATGTTGAAGGCCGCGTGGTTCAAGCGAACGAGGCGGCGCGGCAGGCTTTCGCGGCGCTGGCTTCCGCCGATGCGCGATTGACCGATATTCTGCCGGATTCCCGGTTTTTCGACCTCAAGGGGTGCATTGCGGGGGGCCCGCCGATTCTCGTGTGCGGCGCGACGGGTGACGCACACCACCATTTCCAGATTCGCGGCATTCCGGGATGTGACATAGCGTTGGTGTTCGCGACGAATACATCGGACATGCGCCGGACGGGGTCGGAACTTGCGCGCGTACTGTTGATCGCATTGAGCCTGGGGCAAGCGAATTTCTTCAAGACGGTCGTGGGCGCGTTGGCGGTGTTTCCGGGCGTGCGATACGCGGTGCTGGCGGAGATCGAAAGCGCGGCGCAGCGCAAGGCTCGGGTCCTGGAATGCTGGCAGCAGTCTTCCGTTCCTCAGCTTTCGGAAATAGACATGCGAGGGACGCCGTTCGACGCGCTCGTCTTGCCGGAGGCAACCACGGTGATCTTGAACGATGAAGAACTGGTTGCCGAATATCCGGACTTTGAGTTGCCAAAGCTAACCGAATCGAGAGGATTTGCCGGGGTCCCGGTAAGAAGTCCACATGGCGATGCGATTGGCTTTTTGGCGCTGTTGTCGGTGCATCCCGTCCAAGACTATCGCGCGTTTCACTTAATGCTGGAGGTATTTGCGGCGTGCTGTGCGGCGGAGATGCAGCGTAGAAACGCGGAGACGCGTTTCGAGGACATTCTGGTTTCGTACGAGCAGCAGTTGAAAGAGCTCTCGTGCATTTACAGCATGGCGGAATCGTTGCGCACGGGCGAAAGCGTCCCCGACATATGCAAGGAAATTGTACGCATCATTCCCACTGCGTGGCGGTTTCCGGAGCATGCGTTTGCCCGCATCATGTTCGACGGCATCAATTACGACAGCGCACAGATCGTCAGTACGCCGTTTGTCCAGTCGTCGGCCATCGTGGTGAATCGAAAGCCGAGGGGCATGGTGCAGGTCTTCTATGCCGATACGGTTCAGTCGCGCAAGGACGTGGGACCGTTCGTGGCCTCGGAGCGGAAGCTGCTGGACACGATAGCGCGAATGTTGGGCGAGGCCATCGAGCGCCATGAGGCGGAGGCCGACAACCGCCGCAATGCGTTGCTGCTGGCGCAGGAACTGAACAGGCTCGAGACGATTGTGCGAACGATCGGCGAAGGTGTGGTGGTCACAGACACGCATGACCGCGTATTGCTGATGAACACGGTGGCGCAGGACCTGCTGGGGTACTCCCGGAGGGAGCCGGTGGGCGAGAATTTGCTCTTGGTGTTGCATGACACACGCTTCAGGGAGATGTGGCGGGAAACCGCTTCAAGCGGCATCGATTTCACAAAAGAAGAGTTGCGGATCGAATCTGTACCGCCGCGAATCTTGTGGGCGACGCGCTCGCGCATTCCGGAGTTGCTCCAGGGAGAAGACTGCTTCGTGACCATATTTCAGGATGTCACGAAGCAGCGTGAAATCGATCAGATGAAGACGGATTTTGTGTCGGCGGTGTCGCATGAGTTGCGCACGCCGATGACGTCGATCAAGGGATTCGTGAGCACGTTGCTGCACAAGCCGGATATTGAACCGGAACGCCGGGAACGATTCCTGAGTATCATCGCGGAAGAATCCGAGCGTCTGATGAAGCTCATCGAAGATCTGCTTGAGATGGCATCGATCGAATCCGGCAGGGCTTCGGTCCGCCTGGCTCCGGTCGAGGTATCGCGGGTGGTCGAGACGGTTGCGTCGGCGCTTCTGCCGGTCATAGAGGGTAAGCATCTGACGTTTGTGCGTGACATACCGAGAGACCTCTCCCCCATTGTGGCCGACGCGAGCAAGCTTCACACCATCATCTTCAATCTTGTGGAGAACGCAACGAAGTTCACGCCACCGGGGGGAACGATATCCATATCGGCCCGTGCGGATGATGTCAATCTTGAGCTCACGGTGAAGGACTCGGGGATAGGCATCGCGCGAGAAAACCTGGATCGGTTGTTTGAGCGGTTCTACCAAGTGCAGCACGGTTCGGACAAATCCCCCGGGACAGGACTTGGATTGTACCTGGTTAAGGAAATGGTTACACTTCACAAGGGAAGTGTAAGTGTCGACAGCGAGCTTGGCGGCGGAGCCGTGTTCCGTGTGGTTCTGCCATTGACGCAAGAATCCTAG
- a CDS encoding diguanylate cyclase encodes MEEPQTYTVLVVEDDKHTAELLSYNLTEAGFHVFQAHDGVDALKKLDIVTVDLIICDIMMPQMDGFTLRQRLLKNPAQQHTPFIFLTAKSQPEDQIRGLESGVDEYITKPFDPHVFVARVHAVLRRHENMAQLVRRDPLTQLLNRNTLEREIERELARIKRYSGIGSLVFLDLDDFKEINDRLGHATGDRALVRLASVLTSEIRSVDIVGRYGGEEFVLYFPESTIETSRGIVERMHAAFVELSQEEDNELLTFSAGIAEAPRHGSDFKTLCSRADEAMYSAKHQGKARIIAWTDTKSESSKPA; translated from the coding sequence GTGGAAGAACCGCAGACGTACACGGTTCTTGTCGTTGAAGACGATAAGCACACGGCCGAGTTGCTTTCATACAATCTTACCGAGGCTGGGTTTCACGTATTCCAGGCGCACGACGGCGTGGACGCGCTGAAGAAGCTCGACATCGTGACGGTGGATCTGATCATTTGCGACATCATGATGCCGCAGATGGATGGCTTTACGTTACGGCAGAGACTGCTCAAAAATCCCGCACAGCAACACACGCCATTCATCTTTTTGACTGCCAAGTCTCAACCGGAGGATCAGATCCGCGGACTTGAATCGGGAGTGGACGAGTACATCACGAAGCCATTCGATCCCCATGTGTTTGTGGCGCGGGTGCATGCAGTGTTACGGCGACACGAGAACATGGCGCAGTTGGTGCGCCGGGATCCGTTGACCCAATTGTTGAATCGCAATACGCTGGAACGCGAGATCGAACGAGAATTGGCGCGTATCAAGCGGTATTCGGGAATAGGCAGCCTGGTCTTCTTGGATCTGGACGACTTCAAGGAGATTAACGATCGACTTGGCCACGCCACGGGCGACCGGGCGCTGGTGCGGCTGGCTTCGGTACTGACGAGCGAGATTCGAAGCGTGGATATCGTGGGACGGTACGGCGGCGAAGAGTTTGTGCTGTATTTCCCGGAGTCGACGATAGAGACGAGCCGCGGGATCGTGGAACGTATGCACGCGGCATTTGTCGAGCTATCACAGGAAGAGGACAACGAGCTATTGACGTTCAGCGCGGGAATCGCGGAAGCGCCCAGGCACGGCAGCGATTTTAAGACATTGTGTTCGCGCGCGGACGAAGCTATGTACTCCGCAAAACATCAGGGTAAAGCGCGGATTATCGCGTGGACGGACACAAAAAGCGAAAGCTCAAAGCCTGCGTAG
- a CDS encoding glycoside hydrolase, translating into MLKQWVLSAVVFVAPCLMAIAAEQPQHVVVAPAQGQTPRNSEAAIIALKDGSLLLGWTEFYDGRGEDHGPARISGLISKDGGVTWGDKYTLIENDGGCNVMEVNFLRLSDSEIALFYCQKNTESSDCRIMLRTTLDEGKTWGEAKQLSPAGKYTGLTNGRSLRLKSGRILIEAWEGGTSYCCLSDDNGKTWRDGARVKPEKGECWEPVCIELKDGRVMMLLRTQLGGQYKTISSDGGETWSVPVATPLEGTAAPAMLSRVPTTGDILVIWNHNPGAGSRNPLTAAVSKDEGETWVQFKNVEDAADDAWAYPAITWVGDTALVTYFNYKGGLSLLLKRIPAVWFYE; encoded by the coding sequence ATGCTGAAACAGTGGGTTCTATCTGCAGTCGTATTTGTGGCCCCTTGTCTGATGGCCATTGCTGCCGAGCAACCACAGCACGTCGTCGTCGCGCCTGCTCAGGGGCAGACGCCTCGCAACAGTGAGGCTGCAATCATTGCACTGAAAGACGGCTCGCTGCTGCTTGGCTGGACAGAATTCTATGATGGGCGCGGCGAAGACCACGGTCCCGCGCGGATATCCGGACTGATCTCCAAAGACGGGGGCGTGACTTGGGGTGACAAATACACGCTCATCGAGAATGACGGCGGGTGCAACGTGATGGAAGTCAACTTCCTGCGTTTGTCTGACAGCGAGATCGCGCTGTTCTATTGTCAGAAAAACACTGAGAGCAGCGATTGCAGGATCATGCTTCGCACGACGCTCGATGAGGGCAAAACTTGGGGAGAGGCAAAGCAACTTAGTCCTGCGGGAAAGTACACGGGGTTGACGAATGGCCGTTCGTTGCGGCTGAAGTCGGGCCGCATTTTGATTGAGGCGTGGGAAGGCGGGACAAGCTACTGCTGCCTGTCGGATGACAACGGCAAGACGTGGCGCGATGGAGCGCGCGTGAAGCCGGAGAAGGGCGAGTGCTGGGAGCCGGTGTGCATCGAATTGAAAGACGGCCGCGTGATGATGCTCCTTCGGACGCAATTGGGCGGACAGTACAAGACGATTTCATCGGATGGCGGCGAGACGTGGAGCGTGCCTGTGGCAACGCCGCTTGAAGGGACTGCGGCGCCGGCGATGCTCTCTAGGGTGCCGACTACGGGAGACATTCTCGTCATCTGGAATCACAACCCTGGCGCGGGGAGCCGGAATCCGTTGACAGCGGCGGTCTCAAAGGATGAAGGCGAGACATGGGTTCAGTTCAAGAATGTCGAAGATGCTGCAGATGATGCGTGGGCGTATCCGGCGATAACGTGGGTTGGAGACACGGCGCTGGTGACGTATTTCAATTACAAGGGGGGATTGTCGTTGCTGCTGAAGCGCATTCCTGCGGTATGGTTTTACGAGTAG
- a CDS encoding carboxypeptidase regulatory-like domain-containing protein codes for MRVVRIALVTVVGLAMAGAVTLFLLYVRQSPSESAMQNAQVSLPVDVSQLTQLPSPATPNAPGVQDETVNAPAETTGLRVYGTVIDQVTGQPVPGATISVEDFTHGGISAFANPQVQKLTEDSMASSMADLEDSLKAQLQAAMGSQSSMAQGGLGGKLPTTQADEKGSYTFTLSDMLAGSNITCLASGYVMQIKETGEPASDSVRVDFALAKGATISGKVTDVETGAAIEGVTIALSEARDSGFEPAFGMYFTSQDEFLEKNVNGLTAGDGTYRLEGVPEGNYKVLALAGELGYVDDPATAKVVNVAAGSQHDAVDFALQHGGTVEGVVRDEEGKPISEAFAVLALADSDFTVSYGPEAMLQWTGGGSSLTDSDGRFLIAGLAFDKPYYVSVQHEDRVTAKSAEFRVTKGNSAHQLEITLVSGCSVSGVAKLEDNSLAANYVLHLVPAGEESISFDSSDITQADDQGHFAFKHVPAGTYRLGPDVGFEASEEEDKNALILTVDGKTDVANLELRISAAAMRERSGVIRGVVFDPDGKPAEGVEIDADREPHGMGFAYSDADGSFTIDEIPEGTYKVKGSSAAGVAIATDVKTGTSITLQLRPMPSLTGIVVDAAGNAVQNCNVRLAVSKKEADEAEDPISQLFSSFPDMFSDGGTGSTATDESGSFTFKNVEPGEYIVEARSALKGAGESTSFTVVENATLPHMTIRLEPGVTFSGSAVDVKGTPIPGATIHLKPAGASEFMAVFGDPGFSDIFGGKGSGSATSDNQGRFSIPNVIAGAYTVEGQHPAYAPFRQFRVDVPKGTGVVDYVARFSRGGGAKGTYSIGGKPIADAELQLAGPNGVTSIKTDAQGQFEVSGLAVGRYAVLNMYGEEPGGVSIAPRVFTVTDEQITSVSLGDGAGTRVSGKLNGSFPHPGTYVVISKPDSGSAASPSAEDPLDYLAHIAGMGSGQVTAEVTKEGTFAFAGLEPGEYDIEIFSEDLSAMSELMENDSIEALSLENLPIEEPKPLVTQHITVGTEPLQLEFAVPDAPPSK; via the coding sequence ATGCGCGTCGTCCGGATTGCTCTCGTGACGGTCGTGGGACTCGCAATGGCTGGTGCTGTAACGCTGTTCCTGTTGTATGTCCGGCAAAGTCCTTCAGAATCGGCCATGCAAAATGCACAAGTCTCTTTGCCGGTTGACGTGTCCCAACTCACCCAATTGCCCTCTCCAGCAACACCCAATGCTCCCGGCGTGCAGGATGAAACCGTCAATGCCCCAGCGGAAACCACGGGCCTGCGCGTCTACGGAACGGTCATAGACCAGGTAACTGGGCAACCAGTCCCCGGTGCAACCATCTCCGTGGAAGACTTCACGCACGGCGGCATTTCGGCATTTGCGAATCCACAAGTACAGAAGCTGACCGAGGACTCTATGGCATCCTCCATGGCCGACTTGGAGGACTCTCTGAAGGCCCAACTGCAGGCCGCGATGGGTTCGCAATCTTCGATGGCGCAAGGTGGTCTTGGAGGGAAATTGCCTACGACTCAGGCCGACGAAAAGGGTTCATACACATTCACTCTCAGCGATATGTTGGCTGGCTCTAACATCACCTGCCTAGCCAGCGGTTACGTCATGCAAATCAAAGAGACCGGAGAACCCGCTTCCGATTCGGTAAGGGTCGATTTCGCTTTGGCAAAAGGCGCCACGATCTCCGGCAAAGTCACCGACGTCGAAACCGGGGCGGCCATCGAAGGGGTCACAATTGCCCTGTCGGAAGCGCGCGATTCCGGTTTTGAGCCGGCTTTTGGCATGTATTTCACCTCGCAGGATGAGTTTCTCGAAAAGAACGTCAATGGCCTTACCGCTGGCGATGGAACATACCGCCTCGAAGGTGTCCCTGAAGGAAACTACAAAGTCCTGGCACTTGCCGGTGAACTGGGATACGTTGACGATCCCGCTACCGCCAAAGTAGTTAACGTTGCGGCAGGCTCTCAGCACGACGCCGTCGATTTCGCGCTGCAACACGGCGGGACCGTCGAAGGTGTCGTTCGCGACGAGGAAGGCAAGCCCATTTCGGAGGCCTTTGCCGTCCTGGCGCTAGCTGACTCGGACTTCACCGTAAGCTATGGGCCCGAAGCGATGCTTCAATGGACTGGCGGTGGTTCCTCGCTTACCGATTCGGATGGCCGCTTCCTGATTGCTGGTCTTGCCTTCGACAAACCCTACTACGTGTCCGTCCAACACGAGGATCGCGTCACTGCGAAGAGCGCCGAATTCCGTGTGACAAAAGGCAATTCCGCGCACCAACTCGAAATCACTCTCGTATCCGGATGTTCTGTCAGTGGCGTCGCAAAGCTCGAAGACAATTCCCTTGCCGCAAATTACGTTCTCCATTTGGTCCCGGCAGGCGAAGAATCCATCTCATTCGATTCCTCGGATATTACACAGGCAGACGATCAGGGCCACTTCGCGTTCAAGCATGTTCCGGCGGGCACGTATCGCCTCGGACCGGACGTCGGTTTCGAAGCTTCCGAGGAAGAAGACAAGAATGCCCTTATTCTAACCGTCGATGGAAAGACAGATGTTGCTAACCTGGAACTGCGCATCAGCGCCGCCGCCATGCGCGAACGTTCCGGCGTAATTCGTGGAGTCGTGTTTGACCCGGATGGCAAACCGGCGGAAGGTGTCGAGATCGATGCGGATAGAGAACCTCATGGCATGGGTTTTGCCTATTCAGATGCCGACGGCTCATTCACAATTGACGAGATCCCCGAAGGCACCTACAAGGTAAAAGGTTCCTCCGCCGCGGGAGTAGCTATCGCCACCGATGTAAAGACCGGCACGTCCATTACCCTGCAATTGCGCCCGATGCCCTCGCTGACTGGAATCGTGGTCGATGCCGCTGGCAATGCGGTTCAGAACTGTAACGTGCGACTTGCAGTCTCCAAGAAGGAAGCTGACGAAGCCGAAGACCCGATCTCTCAGTTGTTTTCCAGCTTTCCAGACATGTTCTCTGATGGCGGCACGGGGTCAACCGCAACCGATGAGTCCGGTTCCTTTACGTTCAAGAACGTTGAACCCGGCGAGTACATTGTCGAAGCGCGGAGTGCCCTGAAGGGGGCAGGCGAATCCACTTCATTCACCGTTGTGGAGAACGCAACCCTGCCGCACATGACGATCCGTTTGGAGCCGGGCGTCACGTTCTCCGGGTCCGCGGTTGACGTGAAGGGAACGCCTATCCCCGGTGCGACTATACACCTAAAACCGGCGGGCGCCTCCGAGTTCATGGCCGTCTTTGGAGATCCCGGTTTCTCCGATATCTTCGGCGGTAAGGGTTCAGGCTCTGCGACAAGCGACAACCAAGGCCGATTCAGCATTCCCAACGTCATTGCCGGCGCCTACACAGTGGAAGGCCAACATCCTGCATACGCCCCCTTCCGCCAATTCCGCGTCGATGTTCCCAAAGGGACAGGCGTCGTCGACTATGTAGCCAGATTCTCTCGCGGCGGTGGCGCAAAAGGGACCTACTCAATCGGGGGCAAGCCCATTGCGGATGCAGAACTACAACTCGCCGGCCCCAACGGGGTCACTTCCATTAAGACAGACGCACAAGGGCAGTTCGAAGTCTCGGGGCTAGCCGTCGGGCGTTACGCAGTTCTAAACATGTACGGTGAAGAACCCGGAGGCGTGTCTATCGCACCCCGGGTCTTCACCGTAACAGATGAACAAATCACTTCCGTAAGCCTTGGTGATGGCGCGGGCACTCGCGTGAGCGGCAAACTCAATGGCTCGTTTCCGCACCCCGGCACCTATGTGGTCATCTCCAAACCCGATTCAGGCTCGGCGGCCTCGCCCTCGGCGGAGGACCCACTCGACTATCTGGCCCATATCGCGGGCATGGGCAGCGGGCAAGTTACGGCGGAAGTCACCAAAGAGGGTACCTTCGCCTTCGCGGGCCTCGAACCCGGCGAATACGACATTGAAATCTTTTCTGAAGACCTCTCCGCAATGTCAGAACTCATGGAGAATGACAGCATCGAAGCCCTGTCGCTCGAAAACCTGCCGATTGAAGAACCCAAGCCTCTGGTGACGCAACACATCACCGTGGGCACGGAACCCCTTCAACTGGAATTCGCTGTACCGGATGCTCCACCGAGCAAGTAG
- a CDS encoding dCMP deaminase family protein — protein sequence MTSKRSDYISWSDYFMGIAILSAQRSKDPSSQVGACIVNPDNKIVGIGYNGFPRGCSDDELPWEREAASPFDTKYPYVCHAELNAIMNKNSADLVGCRLYVTLFPCCECTKLVIQGGITDIIYLSDKYHDTDSVRAARRMLDMAGIKYTQFKAQHARITIDFAQEASTVTKI from the coding sequence ATGACGAGCAAGCGAAGCGATTACATCTCCTGGTCGGACTACTTCATGGGCATCGCCATCCTCTCGGCACAACGCAGCAAAGACCCCAGTTCCCAGGTAGGCGCATGCATCGTGAATCCCGACAACAAAATCGTCGGTATTGGCTACAACGGTTTTCCCCGCGGCTGCAGCGACGACGAACTTCCCTGGGAGCGCGAAGCGGCGAGTCCTTTTGACACCAAATACCCCTACGTGTGCCACGCCGAACTGAACGCCATCATGAACAAAAACAGCGCCGACCTCGTCGGATGCCGCCTCTATGTCACCCTCTTTCCCTGCTGCGAATGCACGAAACTCGTCATCCAGGGCGGCATCACCGACATCATCTACCTCAGCGACAAGTACCACGACACTGACAGTGTGCGTGCCGCCCGCCGCATGCTCGATATGGCCGGAATCAAATACACGCAGTTCAAGGCACAACACGCCCGCATCACCATCGATTTTGCCCAGGAAGCCAGTACCGTCACCAAGATCTAG